The Belonocnema kinseyi isolate 2016_QV_RU_SX_M_011 chromosome 2, B_treatae_v1, whole genome shotgun sequence nucleotide sequence atactttgtagaaaattcatacttttggcttaaaaattaaactgttttcttgaaaattcgtctttttaggtacaaaattctattatgttagtagaaagttcaactgttgGATTGAGCATgaactttttgtatgaaaattcatatttgttggtagaaaattcatatcctttggaaaaaatgtcatattttttgttaaaattgcatcttctagattaaaaattaatttgttctagttgaggatttaacaagtttatttgaaaattcaactattttgttaaaaatgcaactgtttgcggtgaaagtttcatcttttttgttcaaaaattctactatttggtggaaaattcctcttttaagtttaaaaaaagaactattttattaaaaattcgctacatcggcttaaaagttcaactatttgattgtaaatgatAGTACTTggtctcaaattaatttttttctctgttgcaaattgaactacatatttggcggaaaaattatatttcttggatGGAAATTTATGTTTCGGTTTTCTTaaacatattgttgaaaatgcaatatatttcggctTGAAATCATTGGCGTTTCATATGGAATTCGATATGGTTCTTATATATCAATGttactttaaagaatttgtttctcattttcgtgaaaaatcacccctTTTCCTTTGATTCGAGAGTATTTTGGGATGTGCAGTCTGTTAAAATAATAAGTAGGTTTATTAtaagttagtttattttatattttaattaagtttaattttttcaaatgaaggtAAGGagtggaaagaatttaaaaaatagccttaagtagtttttgaacggcccctttgtataaataatttaaattgattcgaTTTTAGAACATTGGTGGGCAAACAAAAGGAAGGTTTGGTACCCGAACGTGACAAGCTAACGAGCGAGATTGAAACGTTACGAGAACGCGTAAAAGCCACGTCAAAGTACAACAGCGAACTTGAAAAGAGGGTCACGAAGCTTGAAACTCAAGTGACGGAAACTCAAGAAAATTTAGACGCACAGTTAAACGAGTATTCTAAAGAGCGACGAGCTAAAGAAAAAGCCGAGGAAATTATCCAGCAACTCCAAGAGGAAATAAAGACAAAAGTCAATGAATTGCAGGTAAAGGAGGAACCAGGACGAGCTGCTTAATCTCCAGATTTTTTCCAGTAGGTATATCTCGCCAATTGGTTTAAAACATACCAACAATTTAGCCAATCTTCTATTTAATTCTAGACTGCAAGTTTGTCAGTAAAAACCGTGGGAAGTCTATCCACAAAACTGGAAACTCAATTCAAGGAGCAAAAACatgcaaatgaaaatttgcaacAGGAGAATAATAAACTTCTCATGAAGGAAATGAATATGCAGTCAGAGATTCATCGTTTGAATGCCCAGAAAAATGATCTTGAAAAGAAATTGGCCGAAAGTGGGAGGGATAATGATATCATGAAACTGGAAATCCAAaagtaatttatcaaataaattcaaattatatagtttttcaatatttattttgaatatgaaTCAGCTCATGAcaaatttaaacaagtttaatcgtataaaatattatgaatttccacaaattttaggATACGTGATGAAATCTCGAAATACAAATCAGAGAAGGAATTCATgtcgaaaaaagttattaggatagaCAGAATGCGAAACTCAATTGAAGATGAATTAAAGCAAGCTCAAATTAGTCACAAAAATGCTGAATTAGAAGTGTATTCTCTGCAAAAATTCCTTGAGGACGAGAAAAAGTTGAAAGACAAAGCTATTCGTGAAAAGGAAAGTTTAGGAAAAACGATAGCAAACTTGAAAGAAACGATTACATCCTTGCAACTGGAAGCAAATGTCCAAGatcaaatacgaaaaaaaatggagACGAATCTCGAAGATGTTGGGCAACTTATTGATGTGTCAAAGAGAAAGATCTTGTATCTTGAGAAAGAAAGAGACAAATACTCTCATGAGACAAAGGAACTTGTAGCTCAGGTAAAACATGATTTCAACTTTGTTTAAAGGTTGCTACAAACGCTTAAATATagactgaattaatagaacccaagaAGAAAGtccaattatttttagttgaaagtttattcttcttaactaaaaagtctactattatatttttgaacaaaaattcatcttttgtaattcgaaattctaatatttagtttaaaattcaattgttttcttgagaattcaactattttgttataaagtcatgTTTTAAGTCTAAAATACTAGTACTTGGTggaaccattttattgaaaattcaaaaatgaacaaaaaaaatagacCGAACATTTACATTAATGTtcggtatattttttttaaattaactattttaatcttttttgtttgaaaattcaactgtttcgacttgaaatcttaaccGCCTTCCCGTTAAGAATtaagagaagaatagagaaaaattcatattttcagatttaaacgaaagattgagcattatttgattttttgaatgtgCTAATTTTCCATTGGGAGAAGTGCCCAATGAAATAATAGGTTTATCTCCGAAaccaatctttttttatttccttaacgaTTGACACTTGTGTTGTATTCCATGCAGGTGAATAtatcatggttatttttaattccatacttacatgctatattttcaattattttaattccttccaatctgtccacaaaatatgtgcacatgcaaagtttctattcgtttttgtggaatataagtttggaaatttcaatttttttagccatAACGGCGgagtaattttaataatattttatattgtttaaacaaattatagatttaataatgtaataaacaataacaaattcatttaataatgttgtgtaaggtaaacaaaattaatttctctttaaacagaataataaaaatattctttgacaatactacaaattattCCTATTAAcataactattttatatttataactgatcgATTAAACGAACTAGGATTTTCGTTTTCAAAGTGACATTATTCTCTGTCTTTCTATTCTTTCTGTAgcattccttcattttttaattcctctcaatacgcttcctttacatttttctaaGTCGATTAAGAAGattagattttgctttttttctactCTTCGGTGGAACTTTCGACGGAGGCAAATTCAAGTATTAATGGCAATTCATAttctaaactttttgttttaaattcaatatgataCATAcacatcaattttatttcaaataattatacctgaaagaaaaatgtattatattcatATCACATTATCATATAAAATtacggtcagggaaaatgaataaCTTGCCAGGAAAAATCAGAAAaggtcagggaatttcgaaatcgAGATTTGGCATCAACtctgttgtttttaaatttaatttaaaatgagatttatttatttttactctaaatatttatttttgaaataggtaGACGACCACATGGACGAAATGAGAATGAAAAGAGCAGAgatatcagatttaaaaaaatgtttatacgaGTCCGAATCGAAGTATCGACAACttcaaaattcctttgaaattttgaaggcGGAAAAGATCAGtatagtgaaaaatttaacgGAAACACAAGACGAAATTCGAGAATTGAAGCACAGATTGAAAGTTGCAAATAAACAAGTCGAGCAAGTTAAAGAAGAAGTTACAATAAAAGAAGCGAGCATAACGAATGGAGAATTTTGTGAGTGAATTAAAAACTGGATGCAGAGATAAGACGCTTCATAGCCACTGGGCTAAGAAAGCGGgaaatgatcaaaaataattacaaaaatcgtttaaaattatagaatttggaattaaaattgttgaataattttagttgatttaaatattcaaaatcatttgtttttagaGCGTTTCTTACTCAAATTGGCAAATTAATGCTTTTCAATACTCACGATTATAAATTCATGATGCTCAAAAtcgaattcaacaattttgaaattttgagaattagACAATTAAGCGCATTAGCATACTTAAAAGTCTCAATAGTTGATTAATATTTAGTCCTTATTTTTCAATCTGtcgaattttgatatttttaatgtttcaacgTTTAGTCAAAATGGTTCGAAAATATTCGATTTGAATtatctttgtttttgaaaatctcgaaataaaatttgttccatTTTCAAACCTACTTTCGAATTATACaatattaaattagttttatttcgAAACTGTCTAGTTTTGCAAGCTTCGATTTGAAATGtcaaataattggaaattctttttggCATCTGAGAAGCATCACgaaatttatttccaattcaatattttttctctacAGTATTGGGAAAggcagaaaaagaaaaagaagacatAAAAGTGGAGCTGCAAACAACTCGTAAAACGGTGTCGTCCTTGCGGCATAAAATTGAGGAAatgaagaaagaagaaaaaaatttaagacaaaacgAGCACCAAGCTCAGAttgaaattaatcaacaaaagaaGGAAATTGATGCTGTTTTAGTTGAACGTGATGTTCTTGGTACTCAACTCGTAAGAAGAAATGACGAGATTGCTCTTCTTTACAGCAAAATTAAAGTACTAGAGGGAACAATTCAACGTGAAGAATGCCAATATTCCCAGAAACTCGATGAAATAAGATTACTAAAGTTAGAATTGCAAAAGTTGCAGagtgaaaaaaatcttttgatcaaaaatatgaaaaattcgagt carries:
- the LOC117167590 gene encoding cilia- and flagella-associated protein 58-like encodes the protein MMEMEMNTELERDGGSEEAEQSSEGSSAGTIFCTLEQDFARIIKDMKSNETLAAYEAEYSRLFESLYKTHKNEDELSEKCRLLQEESMQYAERIEDLEKIVEVDEQNISKLKQEINNALKLADAAHSREQNAQETIENLRDAIKKLQQDISQKDKLASEQVTLVGKQKEGLVPERDKLTSEIETLRERVKATSKYNSELEKRVTKLETQVTETQENLDAQLNEYSKERRAKEKAEEIIQQLQEEIKTKVNELQTASLSVKTVGSLSTKLETQFKEQKHANENLQQENNKLLMKEMNMQSEIHRLNAQKNDLEKKLAESGRDNDIMKLEIQKIRDEISKYKSEKEFMSKKVIRIDRMRNSIEDELKQAQISHKNAELEVYSLQKFLEDEKKLKDKAIREKESLGKTIANLKETITSLQLEANVQDQIRKKMETNLEDVGQLIDVSKRKILYLEKERDKYSHETKELVAQVDDHMDEMRMKRAEISDLKKCLYESESKYRQLQNSFEILKAEKISIVKNLTETQDEIRELKHRLKVANKQVEQVKEEVTIKEASITNGEFLLGKAEKEKEDIKVELQTTRKTVSSLRHKIEEMKKEEKNLRQNEHQAQIEINQQKKEIDAVLVERDVLGTQLVRRNDEIALLYSKIKVLEGTIQREECQYSQKLDEIRLLKLELQKLQSEKNLLIKNMKNSSDLRLEIFHLEQNLTKERLKVTALEEELQNPLNVHRWRKLEGTDPDSFELLQKVQILQKRVLKMSSEMINKEKTIKYTEKLYANVREMLIKQPGPEVVEVLSKTQKSLVERGNKMKCILAERNMFESLTNEQTFEIERLKKELNDFKAKYFKLKKREENFSKNLEMKELTEAILPAISPSEKKIYGGGFNMNVNTPTNLQKLNT